A section of the Chryseobacterium ginsenosidimutans genome encodes:
- a CDS encoding GAF domain-containing protein codes for MSELKKRLLSILESPKHNTEEKLEKVCHLLDQEVSYFNWTGFYFKNGDKDELKLGPYVGAPTDHDIIPYGKGICGQVAVSNETFVVPDVNEQSNYLSCSIDTKAEIVVPIFKDGQNVGQIDIDSHTVDPFTAEDRELLEWLCNEVSKIL; via the coding sequence ATGTCAGAATTAAAAAAAAGACTTTTATCGATTCTTGAAAGTCCTAAACATAATACAGAGGAAAAACTTGAAAAAGTATGTCACCTTTTGGATCAGGAAGTTTCTTATTTTAACTGGACTGGTTTCTATTTTAAAAATGGAGATAAAGACGAGTTGAAATTAGGACCTTACGTTGGAGCTCCTACTGATCATGATATCATTCCTTACGGAAAAGGTATTTGCGGTCAGGTTGCGGTTTCCAATGAAACTTTTGTCGTTCCGGATGTGAATGAACAAAGTAATTATTTAAGCTGCTCAATCGATACAAAAGCAGAAATTGTAGTTCCGATTTTCAAAGACGGACAAAATGTTGGGCAGATTGATATCGATTCTCACACTGTTGATCCTTTTACAGCCGAAGACAGAGAGTTATTGGAATGGCTTTGTAATGAGGTTTCAAAGATTTTATAG
- a CDS encoding ABC transporter substrate-binding protein, which yields MKVVSLVPSITEALFDLGLTEHEIVGRTKFCIHPEEKVKNVTIIGGTKNINIDKIKALQPDLILANKEENIKEQVEALMDDFKVIVTNVENIEDNYYLLKNLGKIFNKEDRAQLFNLKIYEVLNEAKVNSDIKVAYLIWKNPYMTVGSDTFIHKILAEIGFENIFKDKTRYPEIQTEDLAKADIIMLSSEPFPFKEKHIEELKEFYPDKKIMIVDGEAFSWYGTHIAKCENYFKEFISEVRSAKI from the coding sequence ATGAAAGTTGTTTCTCTTGTTCCCTCTATTACTGAGGCATTATTCGATTTAGGTTTAACTGAACATGAAATTGTCGGACGGACAAAATTCTGTATTCATCCTGAAGAAAAGGTGAAAAATGTTACTATCATCGGCGGCACAAAAAATATTAATATCGATAAAATTAAAGCTTTACAACCCGATTTAATTCTTGCCAACAAAGAAGAAAATATCAAAGAACAGGTTGAAGCTTTAATGGATGATTTTAAAGTAATCGTTACTAATGTTGAAAATATAGAAGACAATTATTATTTACTAAAAAATCTTGGGAAAATATTTAATAAAGAAGACAGAGCGCAACTTTTTAATCTTAAAATTTATGAAGTTTTAAATGAAGCTAAAGTTAATTCCGATATAAAAGTCGCCTACCTTATCTGGAAAAACCCTTATATGACAGTAGGTTCAGATACGTTTATCCATAAAATTCTGGCAGAAATCGGTTTTGAAAATATTTTTAAAGATAAAACCCGTTATCCTGAAATTCAAACTGAAGATTTAGCTAAAGCTGACATTATTATGCTTTCTTCAGAGCCTTTTCCTTTTAAAGAAAAACATATTGAAGAACTAAAAGAATTTTATCCTGATAAAAAAATTATGATTGTAGATGGAGAGGCATTTTCTTGGTACGGGACGCATATTGCAAAATGTGAAAACTATTTTAAAGAATTTATTTCTGAAGTACGATCTGCTAAAATTTAA
- the mgtE gene encoding magnesium transporter encodes MNSKDELIFNPADIAETLSELHADKRLLAFLKVPKGYKADVFSHLAPDFQEETIRSIGSDDVSEILNAMTPDDRTALFEDFPDELIKYSINHLNPQERRIALKLLGYNSDSIARLMTPYYIQIRKEWTVKRCLQQIKKVGSRVETMNYLYVVDERNRLIDDIALGSLLLVEEDTLISDLTDNHFVAITTTTSKEDAVQYFEKYDRGALPIVTEGGVLVGIVTIDDILDQIESQNTEDIQKFGGLEALDLPYTQTSLIEMVKKRGMWLIILFFSEMLTASAMGYFEDEIQKAVVLALFVPLIISSGGNSGSQAATLIIRAMALQEIGLKDWWYVMKKEIFTGLFLGGILGIIGFLRIMIWHKAGFFDYGIHWAFIGLSVGVSLVMIVLWGTLSGSMVPFILKKLKLDPATSSAPFVATLVDVTGLIIYFSVAGLFLTGKLL; translated from the coding sequence TTGAATTCTAAAGACGAACTGATCTTCAATCCTGCCGATATTGCCGAAACTCTTAGCGAACTTCACGCTGATAAGAGACTTTTGGCATTTTTGAAAGTTCCAAAAGGATATAAAGCAGACGTTTTTTCTCATCTTGCCCCGGATTTTCAGGAAGAAACCATCAGAAGTATTGGAAGCGATGATGTTTCCGAGATTTTGAATGCTATGACTCCCGATGACAGAACTGCTCTGTTCGAGGATTTTCCGGATGAGCTCATCAAATATTCCATCAATCATCTTAATCCGCAGGAAAGAAGAATTGCCCTGAAACTATTGGGATACAATTCAGATTCTATTGCCCGACTGATGACTCCTTATTATATCCAGATCCGTAAAGAATGGACGGTAAAAAGATGTCTTCAACAGATCAAAAAAGTCGGAAGCAGAGTGGAAACGATGAATTATCTTTACGTCGTTGATGAAAGAAACCGACTGATTGACGATATTGCACTGGGAAGTTTATTATTGGTTGAGGAAGATACTTTAATTTCAGATTTAACTGATAATCATTTTGTTGCCATTACAACTACAACTTCAAAAGAAGATGCTGTACAGTATTTTGAAAAATATGACAGAGGTGCACTTCCGATCGTTACGGAAGGTGGAGTTTTGGTAGGAATCGTTACAATTGATGATATCTTAGATCAGATAGAATCTCAAAATACCGAAGATATTCAAAAATTCGGAGGTCTTGAAGCATTAGATCTTCCTTATACCCAAACTTCTCTTATCGAAATGGTGAAAAAGAGAGGAATGTGGCTGATTATTCTTTTCTTTTCCGAAATGTTGACGGCTTCTGCAATGGGTTATTTTGAAGATGAAATTCAGAAAGCAGTTGTTTTGGCTTTATTTGTTCCGTTGATTATTTCCAGTGGAGGAAATTCCGGTTCGCAGGCTGCAACCCTTATCATCAGAGCAATGGCTCTTCAGGAAATTGGTTTAAAAGACTGGTGGTATGTTATGAAAAAAGAAATTTTCACCGGATTATTTCTTGGTGGAATTTTGGGAATTATCGGTTTCTTAAGAATCATGATCTGGCATAAAGCAGGATTCTTCGATTACGGTATTCACTGGGCTTTTATAGGTTTAAGCGTTGGAGTTTCTTTAGTAATGATCGTGCTTTGGGGAACTTTATCAGGTTCTATGGTTCCGTTTATTCTTAAAAAATTAAAACTTGACCCCGCTACTTCTTCTGCTCCATTTGTAGCAACTTTAGTCGACGTAACAGGACTTATTATTTATTTTTCTGTTGCAGGACTTTTCTTAACGGGCAAACTTTTGTAA
- a CDS encoding pyruvate decarboxylase — translation MRKIITFTTFAALLFVGISSLKAQKSIGDKIKKVLYFNPEVNPDIEEIKEPTNTAFFSAVSDNLSERKNRMLKTETQISFDSIDKKTIADYCKNNDADFAIVPKVRYFKVGIGKYVFSNQVIVSMKLFDAEGNLITETDYDTYRKNMRLLGSTTNSVKIGTNGAIKRILKQLRQIKPSTEAGF, via the coding sequence ATGAGAAAAATAATAACTTTTACAACCTTTGCAGCCCTTCTTTTTGTAGGTATTTCTTCTTTAAAAGCACAGAAAAGTATCGGCGATAAGATAAAAAAAGTTCTGTACTTTAATCCTGAAGTAAATCCTGATATTGAGGAGATTAAAGAGCCTACCAACACAGCTTTTTTTAGTGCTGTTTCTGATAATTTAAGCGAAAGAAAAAACAGGATGCTTAAAACAGAAACCCAAATTTCTTTCGACAGCATCGATAAAAAAACAATTGCAGATTATTGTAAAAATAATGATGCAGATTTTGCCATTGTTCCAAAAGTAAGATATTTCAAGGTAGGAATCGGGAAATATGTTTTCTCTAATCAGGTAATAGTAAGCATGAAACTTTTTGATGCTGAAGGAAATCTCATCACAGAAACTGATTATGACACATACAGGAAGAATATGCGACTTCTAGGTTCTACGACAAACTCGGTAAAAATAGGAACAAACGGAGCAATAAAAAGAATCCTGAAACAATTAAGACAAATAAAGCCATCAACAGAAGCTGGATTTTAG
- the rpsO gene encoding 30S ribosomal protein S15, which translates to MYLTTEKKAEIFAKHGKSAQDTGSAEGQVALFTFRINHLSQHLKANRHDFNTERSLVKLVGKRKSLLDYLKKKDITRYRAIIAELGLRK; encoded by the coding sequence ATGTACTTAACAACAGAAAAAAAAGCAGAAATTTTCGCAAAACACGGAAAATCTGCACAAGACACAGGAAGCGCTGAAGGACAGGTTGCTCTTTTCACTTTCAGAATTAACCATTTATCTCAGCATTTGAAGGCTAATCGTCATGACTTCAATACTGAAAGATCTTTGGTGAAATTAGTAGGTAAAAGAAAAAGCTTATTGGATTATCTTAAGAAAAAAGATATTACAAGATACAGAGCTATTATCGCTGAACTAGGTTTAAGAAAATAA
- a CDS encoding polyribonucleotide nucleotidyltransferase — MSIPQAITEMITLADGREITIETGKLAKQADGSVVVKMGGTMLLATVVASKEAKEGVDFLPLTVDYREKFYAGGKIPGNFFRREARPSDQEILTMRLVDRVLRPLFPEDFHAEVQVMISLISYDGQSIPDDLAGLAASAAIAITDIPFNGPMSEVRVVRIDGELSVNPNYADLKIADLDIMVGATKDSIVMVEGEMKEISEAEMLEAIQFAHVEIKKQVEAQERLAEKVGKSFPKREYSHENHDEAIREKVWKETYDKVYEVAKTPSGKEERGEKFKAVLAEFLAQYVEHPEELERVTPFAKVYYHDVEKEAMRQMILNDKIRLDGRDPETIRPIWSEIDYLPGAHGSAIFTRGETQSLTAVTLGSVKDANMVDSVMVNYDERFFLHYNFPPFSTGEARPLRGTSRREVGHGNLAQRALANMIPEENPYTIRIVSDILESNGSSSMATVCAGTLALMDAGIQITKPVSGIAMGLVTDVKSGKFTVLSDILGDEDHLGDMDFKVTGTADGITACQMDIKVQGLSMEIMEKALLQAKEGRLHILDKLNETISAPREDVKPHAPKMVMMEISKDFIGAVIGPGGKIIQQMQKDTDTVIAIEEVGEIGRIEISGVSRDKINDAIARINEITFVPVVGEVYNGKVVKVMDFGAFVAIAKGTEGLLHISEIEWARLDKVPYNEGDEVEVKFMGYDDRKKMKLSRKVLLPRPPRPESKPRPEGQERPQGDRRPEGQRRPEGEKPAGDQNPSSEA, encoded by the coding sequence ATGAGTATACCTCAAGCAATTACAGAGATGATTACTCTTGCAGACGGCAGAGAAATCACAATTGAAACAGGGAAATTAGCAAAACAAGCTGATGGATCTGTTGTCGTAAAAATGGGCGGAACAATGCTTTTAGCAACTGTTGTCGCAAGTAAAGAAGCAAAAGAAGGTGTAGATTTTCTACCCTTAACAGTAGATTACAGAGAAAAATTCTACGCTGGAGGTAAAATTCCGGGGAACTTTTTCAGAAGAGAAGCTAGACCGTCAGATCAGGAGATTTTGACAATGCGTTTGGTGGATAGAGTTTTGAGACCATTATTCCCTGAAGATTTCCATGCGGAAGTTCAGGTAATGATTTCATTAATTTCTTATGACGGACAGTCGATTCCAGATGATTTAGCAGGTCTTGCAGCATCTGCAGCGATTGCAATTACCGATATTCCTTTCAACGGGCCAATGTCTGAAGTAAGAGTAGTAAGAATTGACGGAGAACTTTCTGTAAACCCTAACTATGCAGATCTTAAAATTGCTGACCTTGATATCATGGTGGGAGCAACAAAAGATTCTATCGTAATGGTAGAAGGGGAGATGAAAGAAATTTCTGAGGCAGAAATGCTTGAAGCAATCCAGTTCGCTCATGTTGAGATTAAAAAGCAGGTTGAAGCTCAGGAAAGATTAGCTGAAAAAGTAGGAAAATCATTCCCAAAAAGAGAATACAGCCACGAAAATCACGATGAAGCCATCCGTGAGAAAGTATGGAAAGAAACATACGATAAAGTATATGAAGTAGCGAAAACGCCTTCAGGAAAAGAAGAAAGAGGAGAAAAATTCAAAGCTGTTTTGGCAGAATTTTTAGCACAATATGTAGAGCATCCTGAAGAATTGGAAAGAGTAACACCTTTCGCTAAAGTATATTACCACGATGTGGAAAAAGAGGCGATGCGTCAGATGATTTTGAATGATAAAATCCGTCTTGATGGTCGTGATCCTGAAACCATTCGTCCAATCTGGAGCGAAATCGATTATTTACCGGGAGCACACGGTTCTGCAATTTTCACAAGAGGTGAAACGCAATCTTTAACGGCTGTAACTTTAGGTTCAGTGAAAGATGCGAACATGGTAGACAGCGTAATGGTAAACTATGACGAAAGATTTTTCTTACATTATAACTTCCCACCGTTCTCTACAGGTGAAGCAAGACCTTTAAGAGGAACTTCAAGAAGAGAGGTAGGACATGGAAACCTGGCTCAAAGAGCTTTGGCAAACATGATTCCTGAAGAAAATCCTTACACCATCCGTATCGTTTCTGATATTTTAGAATCAAACGGTTCGTCTTCTATGGCGACTGTTTGTGCAGGAACTTTAGCATTAATGGATGCAGGTATTCAGATTACAAAACCAGTTTCAGGAATTGCAATGGGATTGGTAACTGATGTGAAATCTGGTAAATTTACTGTACTTTCTGACATCTTAGGAGACGAAGATCACTTAGGTGATATGGATTTCAAGGTAACAGGAACTGCAGACGGTATCACTGCTTGTCAGATGGATATCAAAGTTCAGGGATTGTCTATGGAAATTATGGAGAAAGCGCTTCTACAAGCTAAAGAAGGAAGATTACATATTCTTGATAAATTGAATGAAACGATTTCTGCACCAAGAGAAGACGTGAAACCTCATGCTCCGAAAATGGTGATGATGGAAATCTCTAAAGATTTCATCGGTGCTGTAATCGGACCTGGTGGAAAAATCATTCAACAGATGCAGAAAGATACCGATACAGTTATCGCCATTGAAGAAGTTGGAGAAATCGGAAGAATCGAAATTTCCGGTGTTAGCAGAGATAAAATCAATGATGCGATTGCAAGAATCAACGAAATTACTTTCGTACCGGTTGTAGGTGAAGTTTATAACGGAAAAGTTGTAAAAGTAATGGATTTCGGTGCTTTCGTGGCAATTGCTAAAGGTACTGAAGGACTTCTTCACATCTCTGAAATCGAATGGGCGCGTTTAGACAAGGTTCCTTACAATGAAGGGGATGAAGTGGAAGTGAAGTTCATGGGTTATGATGACCGTAAGAAAATGAAACTTTCAAGAAAAGTTTTATTGCCAAGACCTCCAAGACCTGAGTCTAAACCAAGACCAGAAGGACAGGAGAGACCTCAAGGTGACAGAAGACCGGAAGGACAAAGAAGGCCCGAAGGTGAAAAGCCTGCAGGAGATCAAAATCCTTCATCAGAAGCTTAA
- a CDS encoding cold shock domain-containing protein: MADSFSKKENFKKKVQKAKEKALKREERKTSNNKGKALDEMFMYVDSNGQLTSTPPDNSNVEEFDINNIQLGAAPIEAEEIRKTGIITFFSEKGYGFITEDKSKENVFFHSNNCTELVKKGNKVSFEKERSPKGFSAVDIKIVK; this comes from the coding sequence ATGGCGGATTCTTTCTCTAAAAAAGAAAATTTCAAGAAAAAAGTTCAAAAAGCAAAAGAAAAAGCTCTGAAACGTGAAGAACGTAAAACGAGCAATAACAAAGGAAAAGCTCTTGACGAAATGTTTATGTATGTAGACTCAAACGGTCAATTGACTTCTACACCACCTGATAACAGTAATGTTGAGGAGTTTGACATCAATAACATTCAGTTGGGTGCTGCTCCAATAGAAGCTGAGGAAATAAGAAAAACAGGTATCATTACATTTTTCAGTGAAAAAGGGTACGGATTTATTACTGAAGATAAATCTAAGGAGAATGTTTTCTTCCACAGTAATAACTGTACAGAGCTTGTAAAAAAAGGAAATAAAGTATCATTTGAAAAAGAAAGATCTCCGAAAGGGTTTTCTGCAGTTGATATTAAAATTGTAAAATAG
- a CDS encoding nucleotidyltransferase domain-containing protein — protein MELDHIKTQNLILLESISGSRSFGLATENSDTDIRGVYYLPKEVFFGLNYIPQISNETNDISYYEIGRFVELLQKNNPNILEILASPEDCIQHKNPLMDLLKPEDFLSKLCKDTFAGYAISQIKKAKGLNKKILNPIEKERKSILDFCYILENNGSVPLKKWLQEFPSSGGMSAGRGGLSQEKCGLVNIDNTKGMFAVFYNESGDLGYKGIIQNEEANQVSLSSVPKGEKSLAFMFCNLDAYSTYCKDYREYWKWVSERNEDRYNVNQNHGQNYDSKNMMHTIRLLQSCEEIFKTNSLNIRVENRDELLDIKAGNCSYEAVMKKAEKLIQSIEHYHSISTLPDSPDLKKTTKILVEIRENLYSV, from the coding sequence ATGGAATTAGATCACATAAAAACCCAAAACCTCATCCTCCTCGAATCCATCTCCGGAAGCCGCTCTTTCGGGCTCGCCACGGAAAACTCAGATACAGATATTCGCGGAGTGTATTATTTACCGAAAGAAGTTTTTTTTGGTTTAAATTATATTCCGCAGATTTCTAATGAAACGAATGATATTTCATACTATGAGATCGGGAGATTTGTAGAATTATTACAGAAAAACAATCCGAATATCCTGGAAATTCTGGCAAGTCCGGAAGACTGTATCCAGCATAAAAATCCGTTGATGGATTTGCTGAAACCTGAAGATTTTTTATCGAAATTATGTAAAGACACTTTTGCTGGTTATGCAATTTCACAGATCAAAAAAGCAAAAGGACTCAATAAAAAGATTTTAAATCCTATCGAAAAAGAAAGAAAATCGATCCTTGATTTCTGTTATATTTTAGAAAATAACGGTTCTGTTCCATTGAAAAAATGGCTGCAGGAATTCCCCTCCTCTGGAGGGATGTCCGCAGGACGGGGTGGTCTTTCACAGGAAAAATGCGGATTGGTGAACATCGACAATACCAAAGGAATGTTTGCCGTTTTCTACAACGAATCCGGAGATTTAGGCTACAAGGGTATTATCCAAAACGAAGAAGCTAATCAGGTTTCTCTGTCATCCGTTCCGAAAGGTGAAAAGTCGTTGGCTTTTATGTTCTGTAATCTTGACGCCTACTCTACGTATTGCAAAGATTACCGTGAATACTGGAAATGGGTTTCCGAAAGAAATGAAGACCGCTACAACGTCAACCAAAACCACGGACAAAACTACGACAGCAAAAATATGATGCACACGATTCGTCTATTACAATCGTGTGAAGAGATTTTTAAAACTAATTCATTGAATATACGTGTCGAAAACCGGGATGAATTATTAGATATAAAAGCCGGAAACTGTTCGTATGAAGCAGTCATGAAAAAAGCGGAAAAGCTGATACAGTCTATTGAGCATTATCACAGTATTTCCACCCTCCCCGATTCACCGGATCTTAAAAAAACTACTAAAATCCTGGTAGAAATACGGGAAAATCTATATTCCGTTTAA
- a CDS encoding nucleotidyltransferase domain-containing protein has protein sequence MKSRIIEKLKEVEEKRGIEILLAVESGSRAWGFASPDSDYDIRFIYRHEKDWYLSPWDKDETIEFMTEDDLDGSGWDLRKTFHLLLKSNAALLSWFYSPIVYAKNERFYDIFKPLADECFSPIAVSYHYLSMSKKYLEACRTNQVKLKSYFYCLRTTLTGKWIIEKGTVPPVLFSELLVLVDDFTKTKIENLVALKATKGESYYHANDWELFGFLEKMILDNEEKAKSLKGGNTDKNKMERVFRAILLD, from the coding sequence ATGAAATCAAGAATAATAGAAAAATTAAAAGAAGTTGAAGAAAAAAGAGGAATAGAAATACTGCTTGCGGTAGAATCCGGAAGCCGGGCCTGGGGTTTTGCATCTCCTGACAGCGATTATGACATACGATTCATCTATCGCCACGAAAAGGACTGGTATCTTTCGCCTTGGGACAAAGATGAAACGATAGAATTCATGACCGAAGACGATTTAGACGGTTCCGGATGGGATCTGAGAAAGACTTTTCATTTGTTGTTAAAATCGAATGCCGCTTTATTGAGTTGGTTCTACTCTCCTATCGTGTATGCAAAAAATGAAAGATTTTATGATATCTTTAAACCTTTAGCAGATGAATGTTTTTCTCCGATAGCGGTTTCTTACCATTATCTGAGCATGAGCAAAAAATATCTGGAAGCCTGCAGAACCAATCAAGTAAAACTGAAATCTTATTTCTACTGTCTTCGAACCACTTTAACAGGAAAATGGATCATAGAGAAAGGAACTGTTCCGCCTGTTTTGTTCAGTGAATTGTTGGTTTTGGTTGATGATTTTACGAAAACAAAAATAGAAAATCTGGTCGCCTTAAAAGCCACAAAAGGAGAATCTTATTATCATGCTAATGATTGGGAACTTTTTGGATTTTTAGAGAAAATGATATTGGATAATGAAGAAAAAGCGAAGAGTTTGAAAGGTGGAAATACGGATAAGAATAAGATGGAGAGGGTTTTTAGAGCTATATTATTAGATTAA
- a CDS encoding HNH endonuclease, with the protein MLNIKPSLEAISYHHSNVSIIFDKIIDERIGEGLLQNSTRKFLKRYKNILIKGKPNLLLKVHQKFNLIVTDQNFDNLKTCFKNRGYKTQFQENYGKDFLEKLGIDTCVYCNRNYTIQLVEDRARAELDHWFPKETYPILALSFYNLIPSCHSCNHIKHNNAPEGGWNNALQNINHPYLEDKASIFSFSYFFISINQPKAIIKSTSEKAKKTIEFNKIDKIYEAQSDRELKDLLDLRYKYSQNYLDTLLNKTFTREFSMSKEEAYRMVFGIETKEEDYQKRPFSKFKKDIIDELLK; encoded by the coding sequence ATGTTAAATATTAAGCCATCATTAGAAGCTATTAGCTATCATCATAGTAATGTTTCAATAATCTTTGATAAAATAATTGATGAGAGAATTGGAGAAGGACTTTTACAAAATTCTACTCGAAAATTCTTAAAAAGATATAAAAATATCCTGATAAAGGGTAAACCAAACTTACTTTTAAAAGTTCATCAAAAATTCAATTTAATTGTTACTGATCAAAATTTTGACAATTTGAAAACTTGCTTCAAAAACAGAGGATACAAAACTCAATTTCAGGAAAACTATGGCAAAGATTTTCTTGAAAAATTAGGAATCGATACATGTGTTTATTGCAATAGAAATTATACTATTCAATTAGTTGAAGATAGAGCAAGAGCAGAATTAGATCATTGGTTTCCAAAAGAAACCTACCCCATTCTTGCATTGAGTTTTTATAATTTAATTCCAAGTTGTCATTCTTGTAATCATATTAAACATAACAATGCTCCAGAGGGAGGGTGGAATAATGCACTACAAAATATTAATCATCCATATCTAGAAGATAAAGCTTCTATATTTTCTTTTAGTTATTTTTTTATCTCTATTAATCAACCAAAGGCAATTATAAAATCAACTAGTGAAAAAGCAAAAAAGACAATTGAATTTAATAAAATTGATAAGATTTATGAAGCTCAATCCGATAGAGAACTAAAAGACTTATTAGATTTACGTTATAAATATTCTCAAAATTATTTAGATACTTTACTAAACAAAACATTTACAAGAGAATTCTCGATGTCTAAAGAGGAAGCATATAGAATGGTATTCGGTATAGAAACTAAAGAAGAAGATTATCAGAAGAGACCCTTTTCAAAATTCAAAAAAGATATTATAGATGAACTTCTGAAATAA